The following are encoded together in the Pleurocapsa sp. FMAR1 genome:
- a CDS encoding iron uptake porin: MRNILVQTASIMLAVLVTGIYGNPAQAETNELIDQIEKYDQEGKGNGMGQVTNVNQLQDVSPTDWAYEALRSLVDRYGCIAGYPNQTYRGSQALTRYEFAAGLNSCLNQIERLIASQGSVSQEDIDTINRLSQEFEAELATLGGRVDEIESRTAVLEDNQFSTTTKLEGQVIFGLASVVAGSNQQLIATTGDDKIDRVPVFGYRTRLELNSSFTGEDRLFTRLSTGNFPTFSDTTGTFEGEIFFAQPEDNNLSLEVVYYDRPIGKNTDVKIGAIGLRADDIADTVSVLDGDGASGAISSFGTRSPIYYPPAQSGLGITHDFGDKLELSAGYLAGDASNPTNGNGLFNGSYSAIGQLTITPIEKLDIALTYVNGYNQSDTGVGSDLSNIQSLSTGAANPNLNPATPGVFEGGVPTSSNSYGAQFSFALSDRIVIGGWGGLSKVKTLSSFVADGQTVERGSQDIWNWAATLAFPDLIKEGSLGGIIVGMEPYVSSSTIDADGFGEDNDRSLHVEAFYQYQLSDNVGITPGVVYVSNPDNNNNNDDLVITTLRTTFTF, encoded by the coding sequence ATGAGAAATATTTTGGTCCAAACTGCTTCTATTATGCTTGCAGTCTTAGTTACAGGGATTTATGGCAATCCTGCCCAAGCCGAAACAAACGAGCTTATCGATCAGATCGAAAAATACGACCAAGAAGGCAAAGGCAATGGTATGGGGCAGGTAACTAACGTCAATCAGCTACAAGATGTATCGCCTACAGACTGGGCTTATGAAGCCTTAAGAAGTTTGGTAGATCGTTATGGCTGCATTGCTGGCTATCCCAACCAAACCTATCGGGGCAGCCAAGCCCTAACTCGTTATGAGTTTGCTGCGGGTTTAAACTCCTGTTTAAATCAAATTGAACGCCTAATTGCTTCTCAGGGATCTGTAAGTCAAGAAGATATTGATACCATTAATCGTCTATCTCAGGAATTTGAGGCAGAGTTAGCAACTTTAGGTGGCAGAGTTGACGAAATCGAGAGTCGCACTGCGGTACTAGAAGATAATCAGTTTTCTACTACTACCAAGTTAGAGGGACAGGTAATATTTGGTCTTGCTAGCGTGGTGGCAGGTTCTAATCAGCAACTAATCGCCACAACTGGTGATGATAAAATTGATCGAGTGCCTGTATTTGGTTACCGTACCCGTTTAGAGTTAAACAGCAGCTTTACTGGTGAAGATCGACTCTTTACTCGTCTGTCTACGGGCAATTTTCCTACGTTTTCTGACACCACAGGCACATTTGAGGGAGAAATATTTTTTGCCCAACCTGAAGATAATAATTTATCTTTAGAAGTTGTGTATTACGATCGCCCGATTGGCAAAAATACTGATGTCAAGATTGGGGCGATAGGACTGAGGGCTGATGACATTGCTGATACTGTAAGTGTTCTCGATGGTGATGGGGCTTCAGGTGCAATTTCTTCTTTTGGTACTCGTAGTCCTATTTATTATCCCCCAGCGCAGTCAGGCTTGGGCATCACTCATGATTTTGGCGATAAATTAGAGTTAAGTGCGGGTTATCTAGCAGGGGACGCCAGCAATCCTACTAACGGCAATGGTCTATTTAATGGTTCTTATAGTGCTATTGGACAACTAACTATTACTCCTATTGAAAAGCTCGATATTGCTCTAACCTACGTTAATGGTTATAACCAGAGCGATACTGGGGTAGGTAGCGATTTATCTAATATTCAATCTCTCAGCACAGGAGCAGCAAATCCAAATCTCAATCCTGCTACTCCTGGAGTTTTTGAAGGTGGTGTACCTACATCTAGTAATTCCTATGGCGCACAGTTTTCTTTTGCCTTGAGCGATCGCATTGTGATTGGTGGCTGGGGTGGTTTAAGTAAAGTAAAAACTCTTTCTAGCTTCGTTGCCGATGGGCAAACTGTAGAGCGAGGTAGTCAAGATATCTGGAACTGGGCAGCAACTTTAGCCTTCCCAGACTTGATTAAAGAAGGCAGTCTGGGCGGTATCATCGTTGGCATGGAACCTTATGTATCTAGTTCCACCATTGATGCCGATGGGTTTGGTGAAGATAACGACAGGTCTCTTCATGTCGAAGCTTTTTATCAGTACCAGCTAAGTGATAACGTTGGCATAACTCCTGGTGTTGTTTACGTCAGCAATCCAGATAACAACAATAATAATGATGACTTAGTTATTACTACCCTGCGGACTACCTTTACCTTTTAA
- a CDS encoding glycoside hydrolase family 24 protein → MQLSNKAKFLYLGCLILILLKLRLDISKSQVDAHWQTPKQLFSQLFQDWRDKNSHQAPYAYSTNLYSTQPLMMAGGDPYIRALMRTITASEANVKRPYNVIYGGQYVDDLSHHPEVCVPIVAGPNVGQCSTAAGRYQMLDFTWSKQAQLYHPRPSGIWRWKTYSFEAEYQDAVVYEWLSDSNAWGTDIPQLLRQGKITQVLKLLSGTWTSLGYGIETNSMSDYLPKIYQNMLQEELS, encoded by the coding sequence ATGCAACTAAGCAACAAAGCCAAGTTTCTCTATCTTGGATGTCTAATCTTAATTTTATTGAAGTTAAGATTAGACATTAGCAAGTCTCAAGTTGATGCTCACTGGCAAACTCCTAAACAGTTATTTTCTCAGCTTTTTCAAGATTGGCGTGATAAAAACTCTCATCAAGCACCCTACGCATATAGTACAAATTTATATAGCACGCAGCCTTTAATGATGGCAGGAGGCGATCCTTACATACGAGCCTTAATGCGAACTATTACAGCTAGTGAAGCTAACGTCAAACGACCTTATAATGTAATTTATGGCGGTCAATACGTTGACGATCTTAGCCATCACCCTGAAGTCTGTGTGCCAATTGTCGCTGGACCAAATGTAGGGCAATGTAGCACCGCTGCTGGGCGTTATCAAATGCTTGATTTTACCTGGAGTAAACAGGCTCAACTATATCATCCTCGCCCATCGGGGATTTGGCGTTGGAAAACCTATAGCTTTGAAGCAGAATATCAAGATGCAGTGGTTTACGAGTGGTTGAGTGATTCTAACGCTTGGGGAACAGATATTCCGCAACTTTTGCGACAGGGCAAAATTACTCAAGTATTAAAGCTGCTTTCAGGTACTTGGACTAGTTTAGGTTATGGCATAGAAACTAACTCTATGAGTGATTATTTGCCAAAAATATATCAAAATATGTTGCAGGAAGAACTCAGCTAG
- a CDS encoding SDR family oxidoreductase has translation MGIFVAGATGQTGKHIVRQLLAKNVSVKALVRDLKQAQTVIPEAVELIQGDVLNPATFESALSDCNVLICATGASPSLDPTGPYQVDYQGTKNLVDAAKAQGVEHLILVSSLCVSKFFHPLNLFWLVLYWKKQAESYIQASGIPYTIVRPGGLKNENNSEPVFMSAADTLFEGSIPREKVAQVCVEAAFQPAAKSKIVEIITRPTAQEKTWSQLFSDIS, from the coding sequence ATGGGTATATTTGTTGCAGGAGCTACTGGGCAAACTGGTAAACACATTGTTAGACAGCTATTGGCAAAAAACGTCTCTGTAAAAGCACTAGTTCGCGATCTTAAACAAGCTCAGACAGTAATTCCTGAGGCTGTAGAACTAATACAAGGAGATGTTTTAAATCCAGCAACTTTTGAATCTGCTCTTTCTGATTGTAACGTCTTAATTTGCGCTACTGGGGCTAGTCCTAGTTTAGATCCTACTGGACCCTATCAGGTTGATTATCAAGGTACGAAGAATTTAGTAGATGCAGCCAAAGCTCAAGGAGTCGAGCATCTGATTTTAGTTTCTTCTTTATGTGTGTCTAAATTTTTTCACCCTTTAAATCTGTTTTGGCTAGTTCTATACTGGAAAAAGCAGGCTGAATCCTATATTCAAGCTAGCGGTATTCCCTACACAATTGTTCGACCAGGGGGATTAAAAAACGAAAACAATTCTGAGCCAGTTTTTATGTCTGCTGCTGATACTTTATTTGAAGGTAGCATTCCCCGTGAAAAAGTTGCCCAGGTATGCGTAGAAGCAGCATTTCAGCCTGCTGCCAAATCCAAAATTGTCGAAATTATTACTCGTCCCACAGCCCAAGAAAAAACCTGGTCACAATTATTTAGCGATATTTCTTAA
- a CDS encoding RelA/SpoT family protein, with translation MTAISIIESKSNKVELPRWLEECLLNQHSDHSDPDATLICRAFNFAYKLHEGQLRKSGEPYIAHPIAVASLLRNLGGDSVTIAAGFLHDVVEDTEVTPEEIEEMFGGQVRQLVEGVTKLSKFNFSSTTERQAENFRRMFLAMATDIRVIVVKLADRLHNMRTLDHLKPEKQRRISQETREIFAPLANRLGIGRFKWELEDLCFKYLEPDDYEEIKTLIAERRTDREARITQVTETLRSRLEQLKVNVIELEGRPKHLYGIYQKMQRQQKEFNQIYDIAAFRIIVETNEECYRALAVVHDAFKPIPGRFKDYIGLPKPNRYQSLHTTVVGLNGRPIEIQIRTLEMHQIAEYGIAAHWKYKETGTSNPELSSEDTKFTWLRQLLEWQKDLNDAQEYMECVKDNLFEDDVYVFTPDGDVISLAQGASPVDFAYRIHSEIGNHMKGARVNGRWSMLSKPLENGDIVEIVTQKNSRPSLDWLNFVVSPTARNRIRQWYKRSHRDENIIRGRDLLEKEMGKSGFEALLKSETMQAVARRCNYHSVEDLLAALGYGEITQNHVVNRWRDIVKEQQPIEEAEIISEEDVEISNYTSNNVRDKGKSPIIGVEGMLYHIAGCCKPLPGESIMGAVTLSSRGISIHTHGCHNVKKVPKERIIPVNWNTQGEAGKPFTYPVDIQIEAMDRVGVLKDILARLSDRGINVRNAGVKTGRNKPALISLSLDIRDRQQLEYIFQGIKSMSDTLHICRVINSGDR, from the coding sequence ATGACCGCTATTTCTATCATAGAAAGTAAATCTAACAAAGTTGAGCTTCCTCGCTGGTTAGAAGAATGTTTGCTCAATCAGCATTCAGACCACTCAGATCCAGATGCAACTTTAATTTGCCGTGCATTTAATTTCGCTTATAAGTTACACGAGGGACAGCTTCGTAAGTCGGGAGAGCCCTATATTGCCCATCCCATAGCAGTAGCTAGTTTATTACGTAATTTGGGCGGAGATAGTGTAACTATTGCTGCGGGTTTTCTTCATGATGTGGTGGAAGATACCGAAGTAACCCCAGAAGAAATTGAAGAAATGTTTGGGGGACAGGTAAGGCAGCTAGTTGAAGGAGTAACCAAGCTATCAAAATTTAACTTTTCTAGCACTACTGAACGTCAGGCTGAAAACTTTCGACGAATGTTTTTGGCAATGGCAACGGATATTCGCGTAATTGTAGTCAAACTAGCAGACAGACTGCATAACATGAGGACTCTAGATCATCTAAAGCCAGAAAAACAGCGACGTATAAGTCAAGAAACCAGAGAAATTTTCGCTCCTTTGGCAAATAGACTAGGTATTGGTCGCTTTAAGTGGGAACTAGAAGATTTATGCTTTAAATACCTAGAACCAGATGATTATGAAGAAATTAAGACGTTAATTGCCGAGAGAAGAACCGATCGCGAAGCTAGAATTACTCAAGTTACGGAAACATTGCGATCGCGCTTAGAACAGCTAAAAGTTAACGTAATAGAGCTAGAGGGACGACCGAAACATCTTTACGGCATTTATCAAAAAATGCAGCGACAGCAAAAGGAATTTAATCAAATCTATGACATTGCTGCTTTTAGAATTATTGTAGAAACCAACGAAGAATGTTATCGCGCCTTGGCGGTAGTTCATGATGCTTTCAAACCCATTCCAGGACGTTTCAAAGACTATATTGGTCTACCTAAACCCAATCGCTATCAGTCTTTACACACTACTGTAGTTGGCTTAAATGGTCGTCCGATTGAGATTCAAATTCGTACCCTGGAAATGCACCAAATAGCCGAGTACGGGATTGCTGCTCACTGGAAATATAAAGAGACAGGCACAAGCAATCCAGAGCTATCTTCTGAGGATACCAAATTTACCTGGCTACGTCAGCTATTAGAATGGCAAAAAGATCTTAATGACGCTCAAGAATATATGGAGTGCGTCAAAGACAATCTCTTTGAAGATGATGTTTATGTATTTACTCCTGACGGCGATGTCATCTCTCTCGCTCAAGGAGCAAGCCCTGTTGATTTCGCCTATCGTATTCATAGTGAAATTGGCAATCACATGAAGGGGGCAAGGGTTAATGGTCGCTGGTCGATGCTGTCAAAACCCTTAGAAAACGGCGATATTGTCGAGATTGTCACCCAGAAAAATAGTCGTCCTAGTTTAGACTGGCTCAACTTTGTTGTCTCTCCAACCGCTCGTAACCGTATCCGTCAATGGTACAAGCGATCGCATCGTGATGAAAATATCATTAGAGGTAGAGATTTATTAGAAAAAGAAATGGGCAAAAGTGGTTTTGAGGCTTTGCTCAAGTCTGAGACAATGCAAGCTGTGGCACGACGCTGTAACTATCATTCTGTAGAAGATTTGCTTGCTGCTTTGGGATATGGCGAAATTACTCAAAACCATGTAGTTAATCGCTGGCGAGATATTGTCAAAGAGCAGCAGCCCATAGAAGAGGCAGAAATTATCTCCGAAGAAGATGTGGAGATTTCTAACTACACATCAAACAATGTTAGAGACAAGGGAAAATCGCCAATCATTGGCGTGGAGGGAATGCTCTATCATATCGCAGGATGTTGCAAACCTTTGCCAGGAGAATCGATTATGGGCGCAGTAACTTTAAGCTCTAGAGGTATTTCAATTCATACTCACGGTTGTCATAACGTCAAGAAAGTTCCCAAAGAGCGAATTATTCCTGTTAACTGGAATACTCAAGGAGAAGCAGGAAAGCCTTTTACTTACCCTGTAGATATTCAAATTGAGGCAATGGATCGAGTGGGAGTTCTAAAAGATATTTTAGCTCGTCTGAGCGATCGCGGTATTAATGTGCGTAATGCAGGGGTGAAAACTGGTCGCAACAAGCCAGCCTTGATTTCTTTGAGTTTGGATATCAGAGATCGCCAGCAGCTAGAGTATATTTTCCAGGGCATTAAAAGTATGAGTGATACTTTGCACATTTGTCGCGTGATTAATTCAGGCGATCGCTAA
- the hisF gene encoding imidazole glycerol phosphate synthase subunit HisF: MLAKRILPCLDVNAGRVVKGVNFVDLKDAGDPIELAKVYNDAGADELVFLDITATHEDRGTIVDVVYRTAEQVFIPLTVGGGIQSLENIKILLRAGADKVSINSAAVRNPDLINRASDRFGKQCIVVAIDARQRTDLNNPGWDVYVRGGRKNTGIDAIAWAKEMAKRGAGELLVTSMDADGTQAGYDINLTRSIAEQVEIPVIASGGAGNCQHIYEALNQGQAEAALLASLLHFGQLSVSEIKAYLQERQVPVRIA; this comes from the coding sequence ATGCTTGCCAAAAGAATATTGCCCTGTCTTGATGTCAATGCAGGAAGAGTAGTTAAAGGCGTTAATTTTGTTGATCTCAAAGACGCAGGAGATCCTATAGAACTAGCAAAAGTATATAATGATGCTGGAGCAGATGAGCTTGTATTTCTTGACATTACTGCTACCCATGAAGATCGAGGCACGATTGTAGATGTCGTTTATCGCACGGCAGAACAAGTGTTTATTCCTCTGACGGTTGGGGGTGGTATTCAATCCTTAGAAAATATTAAAATTTTGTTAAGAGCGGGAGCGGATAAAGTTAGCATCAATTCCGCAGCAGTTCGCAATCCTGACTTAATTAATCGTGCTAGCGATCGCTTTGGCAAACAATGTATCGTCGTGGCGATCGATGCCCGTCAACGTACCGATCTTAATAATCCTGGCTGGGACGTATATGTACGTGGGGGCAGGAAAAATACGGGTATTGATGCGATCGCCTGGGCAAAAGAAATGGCAAAAAGAGGTGCTGGAGAATTATTAGTAACCAGTATGGATGCCGATGGAACACAGGCAGGATATGATATCAACCTAACTCGTTCAATTGCTGAGCAAGTAGAGATTCCTGTAATTGCCTCTGGCGGGGCAGGAAACTGTCAACACATCTATGAAGCTTTAAATCAGGGTCAAGCAGAAGCTGCTCTTCTAGCTTCTCTACTACATTTTGGACAACTAAGTGTCTCAGAGATTAAAGCCTATCTGCAAGAGCGTCAAGTTCCTGTACGAATAGCTTAA
- a CDS encoding acyltransferase family protein translates to MVSSSQPTKKKFLNSINYFRGIAIILIVLGHCQGLGGLDTSTNAEKLLYSLISNGSVYFVFISGFLYNHIFYPRFEYKKFMKKKTQFVLLPYLLCSLVPILLTVFVGDGGKFLPGSLREQPFLAIIWFLVTGRINFAYWYIPMVMILFAISPVINWIIRSNKILLAIAFLLPISLIVHRPSDGINPLHSVVYFLPVYLIGIWSSINNKKIYAYLKDNKKKAVIVLLAIALSLIQIFVLHSSGNFTKEFWSITVPDVNLLQKILLCFLLMSILDHYENTDISSMKKTAETSFAIYFIHPFLINAIASIAKKLNLDLSYQGNFFTLVLATFLIVIISMAIAYGIKAVLKKNSRYLIGW, encoded by the coding sequence ATGGTATCAAGCTCTCAACCTACAAAGAAAAAATTTCTCAATTCAATTAATTATTTTAGAGGAATAGCAATTATTCTAATTGTGTTAGGTCATTGTCAAGGTTTGGGTGGTTTGGATACATCAACTAATGCCGAAAAGCTGCTTTATTCTCTGATTTCAAATGGAAGCGTTTATTTTGTATTTATTTCGGGTTTTTTATACAATCATATTTTTTACCCTAGATTTGAATACAAAAAGTTTATGAAGAAAAAGACACAGTTTGTGCTTTTGCCTTATTTACTTTGTTCATTAGTTCCTATATTACTTACTGTGTTTGTAGGTGACGGTGGAAAATTTCTCCCTGGTAGCTTGAGAGAACAACCATTTTTAGCAATTATTTGGTTTTTAGTTACAGGTAGAATTAATTTTGCCTATTGGTATATTCCCATGGTAATGATTTTATTTGCTATTTCTCCTGTAATTAACTGGATTATCAGGTCAAACAAAATATTATTAGCAATTGCATTTCTTTTACCTATTTCATTGATTGTTCATCGACCAAGTGATGGTATAAATCCTCTTCATTCTGTAGTTTACTTTTTGCCAGTATATTTGATTGGAATCTGGAGTTCAATTAATAATAAAAAGATCTACGCTTATCTAAAAGATAATAAGAAAAAGGCAGTGATTGTATTACTGGCGATCGCTCTTAGTTTAATTCAAATTTTTGTACTCCACAGTTCAGGTAACTTTACCAAAGAATTTTGGTCAATCACGGTTCCTGATGTCAATTTACTTCAGAAAATTTTGCTTTGTTTTCTGCTTATGTCTATTCTCGATCATTATGAAAATACTGATATTAGCAGCATGAAAAAGACGGCAGAAACCAGCTTTGCTATTTACTTTATTCATCCATTTTTAATTAACGCTATTGCTAGCATTGCTAAGAAATTAAATTTAGATTTAAGTTATCAAGGAAACTTTTTTACTTTGGTATTGGCAACTTTTTTAATAGTTATTATTTCTATGGCGATCGCTTACGGTATCAAAGCTGTCCTGAAAAAGAATAGCCGTTATCTTATTGGCTGGTAA
- the patD gene encoding heterocyst frequency control protein PatD — protein MLPASHNRAYQDFSNLLTKFSGFLINSEEQVDQLQLKQKFQHLQSWFDGNIADLESDNLEQDVISRWQSVQTEIKREFKLLATDILFLTSARQSSTLDKRLRSIKGRVAKLLSYCQIMNS, from the coding sequence ATGTTGCCTGCATCACATAATCGAGCATATCAGGATTTCTCAAATTTGTTAACCAAGTTCAGCGGCTTCTTAATTAATTCTGAAGAACAGGTTGACCAATTGCAGCTAAAACAGAAGTTTCAGCATTTACAGTCATGGTTTGATGGGAATATTGCCGATCTTGAGAGTGATAACTTAGAACAAGATGTTATTTCTCGATGGCAATCGGTACAAACCGAAATTAAGCGTGAATTTAAGTTATTAGCTACAGATATTTTGTTTTTGACTTCTGCACGCCAAAGCTCTACTCTTGATAAACGATTACGAAGTATCAAAGGGCGAGTTGCTAAATTACTTAGTTATTGTCAAATAATGAATAGTTAA
- a CDS encoding cation diffusion facilitator family transporter: MGQNTLTQNTPWLPPVEQTVEPLGGRTANLTWYGYISKWSYDLVQDTGAILLDGAIDKQTRLDIMTAIEADADNRITDLHIRYVAENRLATTISLVTHFPRSPEDYKSLLNEISFLTHVLVEVNQCQGEPLKLF, from the coding sequence TTGGGACAGAATACTCTGACCCAAAACACGCCTTGGCTTCCCCCCGTTGAGCAAACTGTTGAACCCTTAGGGGGTCGCACCGCTAATTTAACTTGGTACGGCTATATATCTAAATGGTCTTATGATTTGGTTCAAGATACAGGTGCTATTTTGCTTGATGGGGCGATTGACAAGCAAACGAGGTTAGATATTATGACTGCTATTGAAGCTGATGCCGACAATCGAATCACTGACTTACACATCCGCTATGTCGCTGAAAATCGTTTGGCTACAACCATTTCTCTGGTCACACATTTTCCGCGATCGCCCGAAGACTATAAAAGCTTGCTCAATGAAATATCTTTTCTTACTCATGTACTGGTAGAAGTTAATCAATGTCAAGGCGAACCTTTAAAATTGTTCTAA
- a CDS encoding histidine phosphatase family protein, producing the protein MKSAKLFLALGLATTLGLSGTAIVNADESREVSNFLMAEGGEGGEGETKLSPGEQANADFQDKMSNEELLSELQNGGYVIYFRHAQTETDYADQTKADVNDCATQRVLSEEGWQQAISIGDAFDAAQIPIGEVTTSEYCRAWETASLAFGQYQKDSALNFLPFEDYTDEQVEQMKANVTPFLTTVPENGTNNIIVGHDDIFEAATGIYPDPQGMAYVLKPDSNGGFEVIANMLSEEWTEL; encoded by the coding sequence ATGAAATCTGCAAAATTATTTTTAGCACTTGGTTTAGCTACTACTCTTGGTCTATCTGGTACTGCAATAGTCAATGCCGATGAATCAAGAGAAGTAAGCAATTTCTTGATGGCAGAAGGTGGGGAAGGCGGGGAAGGTGAGACAAAACTTAGTCCTGGAGAACAGGCAAATGCCGATTTCCAAGACAAAATGAGTAATGAAGAACTATTGAGCGAACTGCAAAATGGTGGTTATGTAATCTATTTTCGACACGCCCAGACAGAGACAGATTACGCCGACCAAACTAAAGCAGATGTTAATGACTGTGCAACTCAACGAGTTCTTAGTGAGGAAGGCTGGCAACAAGCAATATCAATTGGCGATGCTTTCGACGCAGCCCAAATACCTATTGGTGAAGTAACTACCAGTGAATATTGTCGTGCTTGGGAAACTGCTAGTTTAGCTTTTGGTCAATATCAGAAAGATTCTGCACTCAACTTTCTGCCTTTTGAAGATTATACCGACGAACAAGTAGAGCAAATGAAAGCTAACGTGACTCCTTTTCTAACTACCGTACCTGAAAATGGAACTAATAACATTATTGTAGGACACGATGACATATTTGAGGCAGCAACAGGCATTTATCCCGATCCTCAAGGAATGGCTTATGTGCTTAAACCAGATAGTAACGGTGGTTTTGAAGTCATAGCTAATATGCTTTCTGAAGAATGGACGGAATTGTAA
- a CDS encoding class I SAM-dependent methyltransferase: MVMKLAKVVPFGRSLDEYTKMFDLSPKDLQQRILGVGDGPASFNAQGTKAEVNITSVDPIYQFDGAEIKQRFDEVVDNIIDQVIATPNNWVWKYHSSPQALKKSRVESLELFLEDYSQGKQDNRYLNQELPHLNFADRSFDLALCSHFLFLYSEHCDRDFHIASIKEMLRVSQEVRIFPLLTLMQETSPYLDFVMTEFSNWGYSVMIKTVPYELQPGGNKMLVIKSKSL; the protein is encoded by the coding sequence ATGGTCATGAAATTAGCAAAAGTTGTTCCTTTTGGGCGATCGCTCGATGAATATACTAAAATGTTTGACCTCTCCCCCAAGGATTTACAGCAAAGGATTCTAGGGGTAGGAGATGGTCCAGCCAGCTTTAATGCCCAAGGGACAAAAGCAGAGGTAAATATTACCTCCGTCGATCCTATTTATCAGTTTGACGGTGCAGAAATCAAGCAGCGATTTGATGAGGTGGTGGATAATATTATCGATCAGGTAATTGCTACTCCTAATAATTGGGTGTGGAAATATCATTCATCACCCCAAGCCCTAAAAAAGAGTCGCGTCGAAAGCCTTGAGCTTTTTTTAGAGGATTATAGCCAGGGAAAACAAGACAATAGATATCTCAACCAGGAATTACCCCATTTAAATTTTGCCGATCGCAGCTTCGACTTAGCATTATGTTCTCATTTTTTGTTTTTATATTCTGAACATTGCGATCGAGACTTTCATATCGCTTCGATCAAAGAAATGCTGAGGGTTAGCCAAGAGGTAAGAATATTTCCGCTGTTGACATTAATGCAGGAAACTTCTCCCTATTTAGATTTTGTTATGACTGAATTTAGCAACTGGGGATATTCTGTGATGATTAAAACTGTACCTTATGAACTTCAACCAGGTGGCAACAAAATGCTAGTAATTAAATCAAAAAGTTTGTGA
- a CDS encoding DUF1997 domain-containing protein, producing MQLNYINSLEQSKTFVFEVSFIGRMDMYSDVDTVAKYLDAHEGWFCRCAQPMKVEPLGDNGYVLTVGQYGAFGYEVEPKIGVVLNSPVGNIYQMQTIPIPEYDSTGYEVNYQASMELTEMTVDRDDTFKSGLFPKKITLPSRITEVRWSLNLGVEVEFPQFMAKISPFLIQSTGDRLLGQIVRQISPRLTYKVQQDFHNRHNLSMPPKGSRQLDKVNKSQPCAI from the coding sequence ATGCAGCTTAACTATATTAATTCTCTTGAACAGTCAAAAACATTTGTCTTTGAGGTCAGCTTTATCGGACGAATGGATATGTATAGCGATGTAGATACGGTGGCTAAATACCTTGATGCTCATGAAGGTTGGTTTTGTCGCTGCGCTCAACCAATGAAGGTTGAACCTTTAGGAGACAATGGTTATGTTTTGACTGTAGGACAATATGGCGCGTTTGGTTACGAAGTAGAGCCAAAAATTGGCGTGGTCTTAAATTCACCTGTAGGCAATATTTATCAGATGCAGACTATTCCTATTCCTGAGTATGATTCTACTGGATATGAGGTTAATTATCAGGCATCGATGGAATTAACTGAGATGACTGTAGATCGGGATGATACCTTTAAAAGTGGCTTATTTCCTAAGAAGATTACACTCCCAAGCCGTATTACTGAAGTTAGGTGGAGTTTAAATTTAGGCGTTGAGGTAGAATTCCCTCAGTTTATGGCTAAAATTTCCCCATTTTTAATTCAATCTACAGGCGATCGCCTTTTAGGACAAATTGTTCGTCAAATTTCCCCTCGTTTGACCTACAAGGTACAGCAAGATTTTCATAATAGGCATAATTTATCAATGCCACCAAAAGGCAGTAGACAACTTGATAAAGTTAATAAATCTCAACCATGTGCTATTTAG